From the genome of Erythrobacter litoralis, one region includes:
- a CDS encoding phosphoribosyl-ATP diphosphatase, with protein METLHRLEETIAARRAASPDESYVAKLNAKGLPKIAQKLGEEATETVIAGVAGSNEELVGESADLIFHLLVLLSARGVSLDHVLAELERREGLSGIEEKASRSAKE; from the coding sequence ATGGAAACGCTGCACCGCCTCGAGGAAACCATCGCCGCCCGCCGGGCCGCTTCGCCGGACGAAAGTTACGTCGCGAAACTCAACGCCAAGGGCCTGCCCAAGATCGCGCAGAAGCTGGGCGAGGAAGCGACCGAGACGGTGATCGCAGGCGTGGCGGGCAGCAACGAGGAACTGGTCGGCGAAAGCGCGGACCTCATTTTCCACCTCCTCGTCCTGCTCTCAGCGCGCGGCGTGTCGCTCGACCATGTCCTCGCCGAACTGGAACGGCGCGAGGGGCTGTCGGGCATCGAGGAAAAGGCCAGCAGGAGCGCCAAGGAGTAG
- a CDS encoding J domain-containing protein: MSRVRRSNDWGFPRWRGYDASREATTVRLCDRHGCEEKGDCPAPKAPNSPERWYFCQRHAAEYNSKWDYFEGLEKAEKEARAKAERAESAGYAESAHYGWAGSGDGSRSADEMRALELLGLEADAEFETIKKAYRQRAKQVHPDVKPGDEEAAREFQALQVAYEVLRAGEERRTWRG, encoded by the coding sequence ATGAGCCGCGTGCGCCGCTCGAACGACTGGGGCTTTCCGCGCTGGCGCGGCTACGACGCCTCGCGCGAGGCGACGACGGTGCGCCTGTGCGATCGGCACGGCTGTGAGGAAAAGGGCGACTGCCCCGCACCCAAGGCGCCGAACAGCCCGGAACGCTGGTATTTCTGCCAGCGCCACGCGGCCGAATACAATTCGAAATGGGATTATTTCGAGGGCCTCGAGAAGGCGGAGAAGGAAGCCCGCGCCAAGGCCGAGCGGGCCGAGAGCGCAGGCTATGCCGAAAGCGCGCATTACGGCTGGGCCGGGTCGGGCGACGGATCGCGCAGCGCCGACGAAATGCGCGCGCTCGAACTGCTCGGACTCGAGGCGGATGCCGAATTCGAGACGATCAAGAAGGCCTATCGCCAGCGCGCCAAGCAGGTCCACCCCGACGTCAAGCCGGGCGATGAAGAGGCCGCACGCGAATTCCAGGCGCTGCAGGTCGCCTACGAGGTACTGCGCGCCGGCGAGGAAAGGCGCACGTGGCGGGGATAG
- a CDS encoding ExbD/TolR family protein: MGVSLSPSSRGKGRRRSRRAAMAEINVTPLVDVMLVLLIIFMVTVTLPAVGVPIELPESRANPVEEVPDTVTVSIDGEGRIYLENEAVPVGGFPDALTAIGRGGDGKLPTLVLRGDRGLDYGRVMAVMGEMNRAGFTRIELVTDGSVSPP, from the coding sequence ATGGGCGTCTCGCTCTCCCCCTCCTCGCGCGGCAAGGGCCGCCGCCGCTCGCGCCGGGCGGCGATGGCTGAGATCAATGTCACGCCGCTGGTCGATGTCATGCTGGTGCTGCTGATCATCTTCATGGTGACGGTGACGCTGCCGGCCGTCGGCGTGCCGATCGAACTGCCCGAAAGCCGCGCCAACCCGGTCGAGGAAGTGCCCGACACCGTGACGGTCAGCATCGATGGCGAAGGGCGCATCTACCTCGAGAACGAGGCCGTGCCCGTTGGCGGCTTTCCCGATGCGCTGACGGCGATAGGCCGGGGTGGGGACGGGAAGCTTCCCACGCTCGTGCTTCGCGGCGACCGCGGGCTCGATTATGGCCGGGTGATGGCGGTGATGGGCGAGATGAACCGCGCGGGCTTCACCCGCATCGAATTGGTCACCGACGGTTCAGTTTCACCGCCATAG
- the hisF gene encoding imidazole glycerol phosphate synthase subunit HisF, whose product MTVRIRVIPCLDVAEGRVVKGVNFVDLKDAGDPVEQARAYDAAGADELCFLDISASHEGRGTLLDIVRRTAEVCFMPLTVGGGVRTPEDARALLLAGADKVAVNSAAVARPELVRDIAAKFGSQCVVASVDARRVVPTTGEEPPKWEIFTHGGRNPTGIDALDHARRLADLGAGELLVTSMDGDGTKKGYDLELTRSIADAVSVPVIASGGVGNLDHLVEGVREGHASAVLAASIFHFGQHSIAEAHKALRDAGLPARGD is encoded by the coding sequence ATGACCGTCCGCATCCGTGTCATTCCCTGTCTCGACGTGGCCGAGGGTCGCGTGGTCAAGGGCGTCAATTTCGTCGATCTCAAGGATGCCGGCGATCCGGTCGAACAGGCGCGCGCTTATGATGCCGCGGGCGCGGACGAGCTGTGCTTCCTCGACATTTCCGCCAGCCACGAAGGGCGCGGGACGCTGCTCGATATCGTGCGCCGCACCGCCGAGGTGTGCTTCATGCCGCTGACCGTGGGCGGCGGGGTGCGCACGCCCGAGGATGCGCGCGCGCTGCTGCTCGCAGGTGCTGACAAGGTCGCGGTCAATTCGGCAGCGGTCGCCCGGCCCGAACTGGTGCGCGACATCGCCGCGAAATTCGGCAGCCAGTGCGTCGTCGCCAGCGTCGATGCGCGCCGCGTCGTGCCGACGACGGGCGAGGAGCCGCCGAAATGGGAGATCTTCACCCATGGCGGCCGCAATCCCACCGGCATCGACGCGCTCGACCACGCCCGGCGCCTTGCCGATCTGGGCGCGGGCGAACTCCTCGTCACCAGCATGGACGGCGACGGGACGAAGAAGGGCTACGATCTCGAACTCACCCGCTCCATCGCCGATGCCGTGAGCGTCCCCGTCATCGCGAGCGGCGGGGTCGGCAATCTCGATCATCTAGTCGAAGGCGTGCGCGAGGGCCATGCGAGCGCGGTCCTTGCCGCCTCGATCTTCCATTTCGGCCAGCATTCCATCGCCGAGGCGCACAAGGCCCTCCGCGACGCCGGCCTCCCGGCTCGCGGCGACTGA
- a CDS encoding SLC13 family permease: MDARRIGLVVGPLAFALTVFAPPPAAMQAEAWLVAGLVVWMASWWMTEAVPLTMTALLPFLVLPFGGVATAAETASTYYSPILFLLLGGAFIALCIERTGLHKRLSLAILRMVGAGGGKTQLLLAFMIAAALLSMLISNTSTSLIMMPMALAVLAGGEALPKGSGPAPTTGANGAPDKEGLSGALPMGIAFASSIGGLGTIVGSPTNAIAIGLLDSGIGMRISFAQWTLYGLPIVILGVPIAAFIIARFQHVADHDFDVAAAREAIACKPGWSAPELRLTVIVALTFLAWMTRPLVTPFLPEGSWGDGTIAVIASFALFLLPDGTGRPLLVWREADRAPWGIILMFGGGLALAAGMQQSGLAQWLGQALLPLETWPLPLVALAIVAMIIVVTEFASNVATASAIIPVVAALTIALGVDPILLAMPAALASSWGFMLPAGTGPNAIAWSTGRIRIERMVGAGLVLDLVGVVLIVAGVWAVAALV; encoded by the coding sequence ATGGATGCGCGCCGGATCGGTCTCGTCGTCGGCCCGCTCGCCTTCGCGCTGACGGTCTTCGCCCCGCCCCCTGCCGCCATGCAGGCCGAAGCATGGCTGGTCGCCGGGCTCGTCGTCTGGATGGCAAGCTGGTGGATGACCGAGGCGGTGCCGCTCACCATGACCGCGCTGCTCCCGTTCCTCGTGCTGCCCTTCGGCGGCGTTGCGACCGCGGCCGAGACCGCCAGCACCTATTATTCGCCAATCCTTTTCCTGCTGCTGGGCGGCGCCTTCATCGCGCTTTGCATAGAACGCACCGGGCTCCACAAGCGCCTCAGCCTCGCGATCCTGCGCATGGTCGGGGCCGGCGGAGGCAAGACGCAGCTTCTGCTCGCCTTCATGATCGCGGCAGCCCTGCTTTCGATGCTGATCTCGAACACCTCGACGAGCCTCATCATGATGCCGATGGCGCTCGCGGTGCTTGCCGGAGGAGAGGCGCTGCCCAAGGGAAGCGGCCCGGCCCCGACCACAGGCGCGAACGGCGCGCCCGATAAGGAAGGCCTTTCGGGAGCGCTGCCGATGGGCATCGCCTTCGCCTCCTCGATCGGCGGGCTGGGCACGATCGTCGGCTCGCCCACCAATGCCATCGCGATCGGGCTGCTCGATTCCGGCATCGGGATGCGGATCAGTTTCGCGCAATGGACGCTCTATGGCCTGCCCATCGTGATCCTCGGCGTGCCGATCGCGGCCTTCATCATCGCCCGGTTCCAGCACGTGGCGGACCATGACTTCGACGTGGCCGCCGCGCGCGAGGCGATTGCCTGCAAGCCCGGCTGGAGCGCGCCCGAGCTGCGGCTCACGGTGATCGTCGCGCTGACCTTCCTTGCCTGGATGACGCGTCCACTCGTCACGCCCTTCCTGCCCGAGGGATCGTGGGGTGACGGGACCATCGCGGTCATCGCGAGCTTTGCGCTGTTCCTTTTGCCCGATGGGACCGGGCGGCCGCTGCTGGTCTGGCGCGAGGCCGACCGAGCGCCCTGGGGGATCATCTTGATGTTCGGCGGGGGCCTCGCGCTCGCTGCGGGGATGCAGCAATCGGGCCTTGCCCAATGGCTCGGCCAGGCGCTGCTCCCGCTCGAGACCTGGCCGCTTCCGCTGGTCGCGCTGGCGATCGTGGCGATGATCATCGTCGTCACCGAATTCGCGAGCAATGTCGCAACCGCCAGCGCGATCATCCCGGTCGTGGCCGCGCTCACCATTGCCCTTGGCGTGGACCCGATCCTGCTCGCGATGCCGGCCGCGCTCGCTTCGAGCTGGGGTTTCATGCTGCCCGCCGGGACCGGCCCCAATGCGATCGCGTGGAGCACCGGGCGCATCCGGATCGAACGTATGGTCGGAGCCGGCCTCGTGCTCGATCTGGTCGGCGTGGTTCTGATCGTCGCGGGCGTCTGGGCAGTGGCCGCGCTGGTCTAG
- the hisA gene encoding 1-(5-phosphoribosyl)-5-[(5-phosphoribosylamino)methylideneamino]imidazole-4-carboxamide isomerase, whose protein sequence is MIVFPAIDLKGGAVVRLAEGDMDRATTYGDDPAAQAMMFAEAGAEHLHVVDLDGSFAGRPENRAAVEAIVERFPGYVQLGGGIRDAKTVEGWFNLGVARVVMGSAALKDPDFVKDMAREWEGGIVVAVDARDGMVATEGWAEVSDVPVVDLARRFEDAGVASLLFTDIGRDGLLKGVNIDATVDLARSVDIPVIASGGVRGLDDIHILSVHAHEGIEGVITGRALYEGKLDLAAAIAMGARA, encoded by the coding sequence GTGATCGTCTTTCCCGCCATCGATCTGAAGGGCGGCGCGGTCGTGCGCCTTGCCGAAGGCGACATGGATCGCGCCACGACCTATGGCGATGATCCGGCCGCGCAGGCGATGATGTTTGCCGAAGCCGGGGCCGAGCATCTCCACGTCGTCGATCTTGACGGCAGCTTTGCCGGGCGCCCTGAAAACCGCGCCGCAGTCGAGGCGATCGTCGAACGCTTTCCGGGCTACGTCCAGCTCGGCGGAGGCATCCGCGATGCCAAGACGGTCGAGGGCTGGTTCAACCTCGGCGTGGCGCGGGTCGTGATGGGTTCCGCCGCCTTGAAGGACCCCGATTTCGTCAAGGACATGGCGCGCGAATGGGAAGGCGGCATCGTCGTCGCGGTGGATGCGCGCGATGGCATGGTGGCGACCGAAGGCTGGGCCGAGGTTTCGGACGTGCCCGTGGTCGATCTCGCCCGGCGGTTCGAGGATGCGGGCGTCGCCTCGCTGCTTTTCACCGATATCGGGCGTGACGGTCTGCTGAAGGGCGTCAACATCGACGCGACCGTGGACCTCGCGCGCAGCGTCGACATTCCCGTCATCGCGAGCGGCGGGGTCCGCGGGCTCGACGACATCCACATCCTGTCGGTCCACGCGCATGAGGGTATCGAGGGCGTGATCACGGGCCGCGCGCTCTACGAGGGCAAGCTCGATCTTGCCGCGGCGATCGCGATGGGGGCGCGCGCCTGA
- a CDS encoding YbgC/FadM family acyl-CoA thioesterase, translating into MTQPTPPGGMIDGARHLYAVRVYYEDTDLSGITYHANYLRWFERARSDLLRLLEIDQRAAIEAGEGAYAVSEVNLKYLRPAKLDDDVVIETICTELGAASCRMHQVARRDGEDLCEATLRVGFISPEGRPRRQPAQWRGAFREFMDQGEN; encoded by the coding sequence ATGACCCAACCGACACCTCCCGGCGGCATGATCGACGGCGCGCGGCACCTTTATGCCGTGCGGGTCTATTACGAGGACACCGACCTGTCGGGCATCACCTACCACGCCAATTACCTGCGCTGGTTCGAACGCGCGCGTTCCGATCTTTTGCGCCTGCTCGAAATCGACCAGCGCGCCGCGATCGAGGCGGGCGAGGGGGCATATGCGGTCTCCGAAGTGAACCTCAAGTATCTGCGCCCGGCAAAGCTGGACGATGACGTGGTGATCGAGACGATCTGCACCGAACTCGGCGCGGCAAGCTGCCGGATGCACCAAGTCGCGCGCCGCGATGGAGAGGACCTGTGCGAAGCCACCCTTCGCGTGGGTTTCATCAGCCCCGAAGGCCGCCCGCGACGCCAGCCCGCGCAGTGGCGCGGCGCCTTCCGCGAATTCATGGACCAAGGAGAGAACTGA
- the pal gene encoding peptidoglycan-associated lipoprotein Pal: MNISLSRCAAAALVTSSLALAACSKEAPEELPPAPAETSAPTDTRPAPTPTGPTVGTQEHFADAVGSSTTVYFDTDRYNIDSQDAAALQAQAQYFARYPQVNFTIEGHADERGTREYNLALGERRANAAKNYLVSLGVSPDRIRTVSYGKERPVALASTPEAWARNRRAASVVIN; encoded by the coding sequence ATGAACATCTCCCTTTCGCGCTGCGCTGCCGCTGCGCTTGTCACGTCTTCCCTCGCGCTTGCCGCCTGTTCCAAGGAGGCGCCCGAGGAATTGCCACCTGCTCCTGCCGAAACCTCGGCCCCGACCGATACCCGGCCGGCTCCGACCCCGACCGGCCCGACGGTCGGCACGCAGGAACATTTCGCCGATGCGGTGGGGTCCTCGACCACGGTCTATTTCGACACCGATCGCTACAATATCGACAGCCAGGATGCCGCCGCGCTGCAGGCGCAGGCGCAGTATTTCGCGCGCTATCCGCAGGTGAACTTCACGATCGAGGGGCATGCCGACGAGCGAGGCACACGCGAATACAACCTCGCGCTGGGCGAACGGCGCGCCAATGCGGCGAAGAACTACCTCGTCAGCCTCGGCGTTTCGCCCGATCGCATCCGCACTGTCAGCTACGGCAAGGAACGCCCGGTGGCGCTCGCTTCCACGCCCGAGGCATGGGCGCGCAATCGCCGCGCGGCGAGCGTTGTGATCAATTGA
- the tolQ gene encoding protein TolQ → MPITLLAAATPAAGPTRLDPLELFLQADIVVQAVMIGLILASIWTWTIIVSFTLRTGNLEKKSRDYETEFWETRDREATLTKQQRREIPSARIAAAGLEEWKKSTSAGKLDADAARQRIAAAMESQVAFEADELAGRLGFLASTGSVAPFVGLFGTVWGIMNSFFQIGAQQSASLAVVAPGIAEALFATAIGLFAAIPAVIAYNRFSNRVNQYEARLQRFADRVHAGLSRELDKA, encoded by the coding sequence GTGCCGATCACCCTGCTTGCTGCCGCCACCCCGGCGGCCGGGCCCACCCGGCTCGACCCGCTCGAGCTGTTCCTGCAGGCCGACATCGTCGTGCAGGCGGTGATGATCGGCCTGATCCTCGCTAGCATCTGGACCTGGACGATCATCGTCTCCTTCACCCTGCGCACCGGCAATCTTGAAAAGAAGTCGCGCGATTACGAGACGGAATTCTGGGAAACGCGCGACCGCGAGGCGACGCTTACCAAGCAGCAGCGGCGCGAGATCCCCTCGGCGCGGATCGCGGCGGCCGGGCTCGAGGAATGGAAGAAGTCGACCAGCGCGGGCAAGCTTGACGCCGATGCCGCGCGCCAACGGATTGCGGCGGCGATGGAAAGCCAGGTCGCGTTCGAGGCGGATGAACTCGCCGGGCGGCTCGGTTTCCTCGCGAGCACGGGCTCGGTCGCGCCCTTTGTCGGCCTGTTCGGGACGGTGTGGGGCATCATGAACAGTTTCTTCCAGATCGGCGCGCAGCAGAGCGCTTCGCTCGCCGTGGTCGCCCCCGGCATTGCCGAGGCGCTGTTCGCGACCGCGATCGGCCTGTTCGCTGCGATCCCTGCCGTCATCGCCTACAACCGTTTCTCGAACCGCGTGAACCAGTACGAGGCGCGGCTGCAGCGCTTTGCCGACCGGGTCCATGCCGGGCTCAGCCGCGAGCTGGACAAGGCCTGA
- a CDS encoding histidine triad nucleotide-binding protein, translated as MPIDATKPYDDDNIFAKILREEIPSTKVYEDEWAYAFEDINPQAENHTLVIPKGRYVSWDDFSASASAEEIAGFVRAVGHVAREKGLVEPGYRALANVGPHAGQEVPHLHVHIFGGEPLGPMIWKR; from the coding sequence ATGCCGATCGACGCGACGAAGCCCTATGACGACGACAACATCTTCGCGAAAATCCTGCGCGAAGAAATCCCGTCGACCAAGGTCTACGAGGATGAATGGGCCTACGCCTTCGAGGATATCAACCCGCAGGCGGAGAACCACACGCTGGTGATTCCCAAGGGGCGCTATGTCAGCTGGGACGATTTCAGCGCCAGCGCCTCTGCGGAAGAGATCGCGGGCTTCGTTCGGGCGGTGGGCCATGTCGCGCGCGAAAAGGGGCTTGTTGAACCCGGCTACCGCGCGCTCGCCAATGTCGGCCCCCATGCCGGGCAGGAAGTGCCGCATCTCCATGTCCACATCTTCGGCGGCGAACCGCTCGGCCCGATGATCTGGAAGCGATGA
- a CDS encoding cystathionine gamma-synthase family protein, which translates to MTDAIDATDTPTPRRKPKPENTTIAGRELKPSTLMMGLGYDPVLSEGSLKAPIFLTSTFAFESAAAGKRHFEGITGMREGGAEGLVYSRFNGPNQEILEDRLAVWDGAEDALTFSSGMTAICILMMAYANQNDVIVHSGPLYAASEGFVAKVLSRFGVTYVDFPAGASRETLDEVMAKAKRQADEQGGKVALVYLESPGNPTNVLVDIEAVKEARDAALDGQETPIAIDNTFLGPLWQRPLDHGADIVAYSLTKYVGGHSDLVAGSIAGAKKWMDPVRALRNTMGGIVDPNTAWMLLRSLETVELRMQRAGENAARVCAFLKSHPKVAGLGYLGMIEDARQQDIYDRHCLGAGSTFSLFLEGGEEECFRFLDNLTIAKLAVSLGGTETLASHPASMTHLSVPHARRQQLGITDSLVRISIGIEDADDLIADFEQALEHV; encoded by the coding sequence ATGACGGACGCCATCGACGCTACCGATACTCCGACTCCGCGCCGCAAGCCGAAGCCCGAGAACACCACCATCGCCGGACGCGAATTGAAACCCTCGACCCTGATGATGGGGCTGGGCTACGATCCGGTGCTTTCCGAAGGCTCATTGAAGGCCCCGATCTTCCTCACCTCGACCTTCGCTTTCGAAAGCGCGGCCGCGGGCAAGCGACATTTCGAAGGCATTACAGGGATGCGCGAAGGCGGTGCCGAAGGCCTCGTCTACTCGCGCTTCAACGGGCCGAACCAGGAAATCCTCGAGGATCGCCTCGCCGTTTGGGACGGGGCGGAAGACGCGCTGACCTTTTCATCGGGGATGACCGCGATCTGCATCCTGATGATGGCCTATGCGAACCAGAATGATGTGATCGTCCATTCCGGGCCGCTCTACGCTGCGTCGGAAGGCTTCGTCGCCAAGGTGCTGAGCCGCTTCGGCGTCACCTATGTCGACTTTCCCGCAGGCGCCAGCCGGGAGACGCTCGATGAGGTCATGGCGAAAGCGAAGCGCCAGGCCGACGAGCAGGGCGGCAAGGTCGCGCTGGTCTATCTCGAAAGCCCCGGCAACCCGACCAATGTGCTGGTCGACATCGAAGCGGTGAAAGAGGCGCGCGATGCCGCTCTCGACGGGCAGGAGACCCCGATCGCGATCGACAACACGTTCCTTGGCCCCCTGTGGCAGCGCCCGCTCGATCACGGCGCGGACATCGTCGCTTATTCGCTGACCAAGTATGTCGGCGGCCATTCGGACCTCGTCGCGGGTTCGATCGCGGGGGCGAAGAAATGGATGGACCCGGTCCGCGCGCTGAGGAACACGATGGGCGGGATCGTCGATCCGAACACCGCCTGGATGCTCCTGCGCAGCCTCGAGACGGTCGAACTGCGCATGCAGCGCGCGGGCGAGAACGCGGCGAGGGTCTGCGCCTTCCTCAAAAGCCATCCCAAGGTCGCAGGGCTCGGCTATCTCGGCATGATCGAGGACGCGCGCCAGCAGGACATCTACGACCGCCATTGCCTCGGCGCGGGTTCGACCTTCTCGCTGTTCCTTGAAGGGGGTGAGGAGGAATGCTTCCGCTTCCTCGACAACCTCACCATCGCCAAGCTCGCCGTCAGCCTCGGTGGGACCGAAACGCTGGCGAGCCATCCGGCGTCGATGACTCACCTTTCGGTTCCGCATGCGCGCAGGCAGCAGCTCGGCATCACCGACAGCCTCGTGCGGATCAGCATCGGGATCGAGGACGCGGACGACCTCATCGCCGATTTCGAGCAGGCTCTCGAACATGTCTGA
- a CDS encoding SDR family NAD(P)-dependent oxidoreductase, whose translation MSDPRKPVFLVIGAGAGIGGQAAKRFAAGGYHAVLARRSDEEGLARLVAEIEEAGGSATPMLMNAAEDGAIEDLVEHVERDIGPIETMIYNLGAQIGNRSLADTPHRIFELGWRLACFGLFRLAHAAFPSMVERARRGGRHGTLLVTSATAAMRGNAGQHSHAAAMGGRRMLCQTLNAEFAPKGIHVAHVLVDGAVDSPDTLGKLLGDKYEAFKAKKGPEGVIDPAVLAETYWHLAQQPRNCWSHEIDVRPWTDVPWWNDNPNPEIDSKGKGFAGPEAD comes from the coding sequence ATGTCTGACCCGCGAAAGCCCGTCTTCCTCGTGATCGGGGCGGGCGCAGGGATCGGCGGGCAGGCGGCAAAACGCTTTGCAGCGGGCGGGTATCACGCGGTGCTCGCCCGCCGCTCGGATGAAGAGGGGCTGGCCCGGCTTGTCGCGGAGATCGAGGAAGCCGGCGGCAGCGCCACGCCCATGCTGATGAACGCGGCCGAGGACGGGGCGATCGAGGACCTCGTCGAGCATGTCGAGCGCGACATCGGTCCGATCGAGACGATGATCTACAATCTCGGCGCGCAGATCGGGAACCGCAGCCTTGCCGATACGCCGCACCGAATCTTCGAACTGGGCTGGCGGCTCGCCTGTTTCGGGCTGTTCCGGCTTGCCCATGCGGCCTTTCCCTCGATGGTGGAGCGGGCAAGGCGCGGCGGGCGACACGGCACCTTGCTCGTCACATCGGCCACGGCCGCGATGCGCGGCAATGCCGGGCAGCACAGCCATGCCGCCGCGATGGGGGGGCGGCGGATGCTGTGCCAGACCCTCAACGCCGAATTCGCGCCCAAGGGCATCCACGTCGCCCATGTCCTCGTCGATGGCGCGGTGGACAGCCCCGATACGCTCGGAAAGCTGCTTGGCGACAAGTACGAGGCGTTCAAGGCGAAAAAAGGTCCAGAAGGCGTGATCGATCCCGCCGTGCTGGCCGAGACCTACTGGCATCTCGCACAGCAGCCGCGCAATTGCTGGAGCCACGAAATCGACGTGCGGCCGTGGACCGATGTTCCATGGTGGAACGACAATCCGAACCCGGAGATCGATTCGAAAGGCAAGGGCTTCGCGGGTCCGGAAGCGGATTGA
- the tolB gene encoding Tol-Pal system beta propeller repeat protein TolB has protein sequence MTRTFTLLASVAALACAPSPLVAQTTDLGEPLAEGGEVETTGTQASGEDAEGGLTFTVTDESDWSDIGVAIPAFATDRNRPTPASTDGTEALGREIARVITANLRNNGLFKPVGPDSLPQPDFSQITSPAWGSWSGRGAEMLVHGYVRARDDEKLVVGCYLYDVALKDELIREGWVVRPADWRRAAHKCSDLIYARLTGEDPFFDSRIAYIAETGPKDNRVKRLAVMDSDGANHRFITLGSATALTPRYSPDYSKILYLSYVDGNPRIYVYDIGSGRQQLVTENANPTLAPRWSPDGRHILYSMAVAGNTDIYRVPVTGGTPERLTSAPGIDIAGSYSPDGSKIVFESDRSGAQQCYVMDADGTNQRRISFFGGRCATPEWSPRGDQIAFTRIAGDFNVAVMTPSGGSMRVLTRGWQDEAPTWAPNGRIIQFFRTARNSGRSSLWQVDLTGRNERRLPTPVDASDPAWGPIRP, from the coding sequence ATGACCCGAACTTTCACGCTTCTAGCCTCTGTCGCCGCGCTCGCCTGCGCGCCGTCTCCCCTCGTCGCCCAGACCACCGATCTCGGAGAACCGCTTGCCGAAGGCGGCGAGGTCGAAACCACCGGTACGCAGGCCTCGGGCGAGGATGCCGAGGGCGGGCTCACCTTCACCGTCACCGACGAAAGCGACTGGTCCGATATCGGTGTCGCGATCCCCGCCTTTGCGACCGATCGCAACCGGCCGACCCCTGCCAGCACCGATGGGACCGAGGCGCTCGGCCGCGAGATCGCGCGGGTCATCACCGCGAACCTCAGGAATAACGGCCTGTTCAAGCCGGTCGGCCCGGACAGCCTGCCGCAGCCCGATTTTTCCCAGATCACCTCGCCCGCCTGGGGCAGCTGGTCGGGGCGGGGCGCGGAAATGCTCGTCCACGGCTATGTCCGCGCTCGCGACGACGAAAAGCTCGTGGTTGGCTGCTATCTCTACGATGTCGCGCTGAAGGACGAATTGATCCGCGAAGGCTGGGTGGTGCGCCCGGCCGACTGGCGGCGCGCGGCGCACAAATGCTCGGACCTCATTTATGCCCGGTTGACGGGCGAGGACCCGTTCTTCGACAGCCGCATCGCCTATATCGCCGAGACCGGCCCCAAGGATAACCGGGTCAAGCGCCTTGCGGTGATGGATTCGGACGGGGCCAATCATCGCTTCATCACGCTGGGCAGCGCGACCGCGCTCACCCCGCGCTATTCGCCCGATTATTCGAAGATCCTCTATCTTTCCTATGTCGATGGAAACCCGCGGATCTATGTCTACGACATCGGTTCTGGGCGGCAGCAGCTCGTCACCGAGAACGCCAATCCGACGCTCGCCCCGCGCTGGTCGCCCGACGGGCGCCACATCCTCTATTCGATGGCGGTCGCGGGCAACACCGACATCTACCGCGTGCCGGTGACGGGCGGCACTCCCGAGCGGCTCACCAGCGCGCCGGGCATCGACATCGCCGGGTCCTATTCGCCCGACGGCAGCAAGATCGTGTTCGAAAGCGACCGGTCGGGCGCGCAGCAATGCTATGTCATGGACGCTGACGGTACGAACCAGCGCCGCATCAGCTTCTTCGGCGGTCGCTGCGCGACGCCTGAATGGAGTCCGCGCGGCGACCAGATCGCCTTCACGCGGATCGCCGGCGATTTCAACGTCGCCGTCATGACGCCATCGGGCGGCAGCATGCGCGTCCTGACGCGCGGCTGGCAGGACGAAGCCCCGACCTGGGCGCCAAATGGCCGCATCATCCAGTTCTTCCGGACGGCCCGCAATTCCGGCCGTTCGTCCCTGTGGCAAGTCGACCTTACGGGTCGCAACGAGAGGAGATTGCCGACGCCGGTGGACGCGTCGGATCCGGCATGGGGACCGATTCGTCCCTGA